The following are from one region of the Nicotiana tabacum cultivar K326 chromosome 3, ASM71507v2, whole genome shotgun sequence genome:
- the LOC107776826 gene encoding putative magnesium transporter NIPA8 isoform X1, protein MGEWVIGAVINLFGSVAINFGTNLLKLGHDEREKHSVLGNEGTDVKATMKPIIYFQTWRVGIVFFAIGNCLNFISFGYAAQSLLAALGSIQFVSNIAFAYFVLNKTVTIKVLVATAFIVLGNIFLVAFGNHQSPVYTPEQLAEKYSNITFLLYSLTLVLVVALHHSIYKRGELLLAVPMNENKPCWRMLLPFSYAVVSGAVGSCSVLFAKSLSNMLRLSMSSGYSLHSWFTYSMLLLFLSTAGFWMARLNEGLSFFDAILIVPMFQIAWTFFSICTGFVYFQEYQVFDALRTTMFILGMISVFVGISLLAPDESKGGELKDGSLVSKTSNSSQDEERLFMQSEDSQIKDIRSFGRVMLMKTANMIVKAKAACSVSLGFGEDSLHASSVLVMPMVSSKITGFRGGGLDRAKLLSARGPGWSKFAVDEDGETILETTAMLPQVYDKLRWTVRQDLDTSALAAGS, encoded by the exons ATGGGCGAGTGGGTAATTGGAGCGGTTATCAACTTGTTTGGTAGCGTTGCCATTAACTTTGGAACCAACCTCCTTAAATTAGGTCATGACGAG AGGGAGAAGCACTCTGTGCTGGGTAATGAGGGAACAGATGTAAAAGCTACGATGAAGCCTATTATATACTTCCAAACATGGAGAGTTG GTATTGTATTCTTTGCTATAGGAAATTGTCTCAATTTCATTTCATTTGGATATGCTGCTCAG TCACTTCTAGCAGCTTTGGGATCTATACAATTTGTCTCAAACATCGCCTTTGCCTACTTTGTTTTGAACAAAACAGTGACAATCAA AGTATTGGTAGCTACTGCCTTTATTGTTCTTGGAAACATCTTTCTTGTAGCCTTTGGCAACCACCAGTCACCTG TTTACACGCCGGAGCAGTTGGCTGAGAAGTACAGCAACATTACGTTTCTTCTTTACAGTCTCACTTTGGTCTTAGTTGTTGCTTTACATCATTCAATATACAA GAGAGGAGAATTATTGCTTGCTGTACCGATGAATGAAAATAAGCCCTGTTGGCGCATGCTGCTTCCATTTTCATATGCAGTTGTTTCAGGTGCTGTTGGATCATGTTCAGTATTGTTTGCAAAGTCTCT TTCAAACATGTTAAGATTGTCCATGTCAAGTGGTTATTCATTGCACAGCTGGTTCACGTATTCCATGCTCCTGTTGTTTCTTAGTACAGCTGGGTTTTGG ATGGCAAGGTTAAATGAAGGACTTTCGTTCTTTGATGCAATACTTATCGTCCCTATGTTTCAAATCGCTTGGACTTTTTTCTCCATTTGTACAGGATTTGTGTACTTTCAGGAATACCAG GTATTTGATGCTTTAAGAACAACAATGTTCATTCTTGGAATGATTTCTGTGTTTGTGGGCATTTCTTTGCTAGCACCAGATGAGTCAAAAG GAGGTGAATTGAAGGATGGTTCTTTAGTTTcaaaaacttcaaattcttcGCAGGATGAGGAGAG GCTGTTCATGCAATCTGAAGACTCCCAAATTAAGGATATAAGATCATTTGGACGAGTTATGCTGATGAAAACTGCTAATATGATTGTCAAGGCAAAG GCTGCATGTTCAGTATCACTAGGCTTCGGGGAAGACTCGCTTCATGCATCTTCAGTGCTGGTGATGCCCATGGTCTCGTCGAAAATAACAGGCTTCCGAGGAGGTGGTCTTGATCGGGCTAAATTATTATCTGCTCGAGGCCCAGGTTGGAGCAAATTTGCAGTTGATGAGGACGGTGAGACAATCCTGGAGACAACTGCAATGCTGCCCCAAG TTTACGACAAACTACGCTGGACTGTGAGGCAAGATTTGGATACTTCTGCACTAGCTGCTGGCAGTTGA
- the LOC107776826 gene encoding putative magnesium transporter NIPA8 isoform X2, producing the protein MGEWVIGAVINLFGSVAINFGTNLLKLGHDEREKHSVLGNEGTDVKATMKPIIYFQTWRVGIVFFAIGNCLNFISFGYAAQSLLAALGSIQFVSNIAFAYFVLNKTVTIKVLVATAFIVLGNIFLVAFGNHQSPVYTPEQLAEKYSNITFLLYSLTLVLVVALHHSIYKRGELLLAVPMNENKPCWRMLLPFSYAVVSGAVGSCSVLFAKSLSNMLRLSMSSGYSLHSWFTYSMLLLFLSTAGFWMARLNEGLSFFDAILIVPMFQIAWTFFSICTGFVYFQEYQVFDALRTTMFILGMISVFVGISLLAPDESKGGELKDGSLVSKTSNSSQDEERLFMQSEDSQIKDIRSFGRVMLMKTANMIVKAKAACSVSLGFGEDSLHASSVLVMPMVSSKITGFRGGGLDRAKLLSARGPGWSKFAVDEDGETILETTAMLPQGINLD; encoded by the exons ATGGGCGAGTGGGTAATTGGAGCGGTTATCAACTTGTTTGGTAGCGTTGCCATTAACTTTGGAACCAACCTCCTTAAATTAGGTCATGACGAG AGGGAGAAGCACTCTGTGCTGGGTAATGAGGGAACAGATGTAAAAGCTACGATGAAGCCTATTATATACTTCCAAACATGGAGAGTTG GTATTGTATTCTTTGCTATAGGAAATTGTCTCAATTTCATTTCATTTGGATATGCTGCTCAG TCACTTCTAGCAGCTTTGGGATCTATACAATTTGTCTCAAACATCGCCTTTGCCTACTTTGTTTTGAACAAAACAGTGACAATCAA AGTATTGGTAGCTACTGCCTTTATTGTTCTTGGAAACATCTTTCTTGTAGCCTTTGGCAACCACCAGTCACCTG TTTACACGCCGGAGCAGTTGGCTGAGAAGTACAGCAACATTACGTTTCTTCTTTACAGTCTCACTTTGGTCTTAGTTGTTGCTTTACATCATTCAATATACAA GAGAGGAGAATTATTGCTTGCTGTACCGATGAATGAAAATAAGCCCTGTTGGCGCATGCTGCTTCCATTTTCATATGCAGTTGTTTCAGGTGCTGTTGGATCATGTTCAGTATTGTTTGCAAAGTCTCT TTCAAACATGTTAAGATTGTCCATGTCAAGTGGTTATTCATTGCACAGCTGGTTCACGTATTCCATGCTCCTGTTGTTTCTTAGTACAGCTGGGTTTTGG ATGGCAAGGTTAAATGAAGGACTTTCGTTCTTTGATGCAATACTTATCGTCCCTATGTTTCAAATCGCTTGGACTTTTTTCTCCATTTGTACAGGATTTGTGTACTTTCAGGAATACCAG GTATTTGATGCTTTAAGAACAACAATGTTCATTCTTGGAATGATTTCTGTGTTTGTGGGCATTTCTTTGCTAGCACCAGATGAGTCAAAAG GAGGTGAATTGAAGGATGGTTCTTTAGTTTcaaaaacttcaaattcttcGCAGGATGAGGAGAG GCTGTTCATGCAATCTGAAGACTCCCAAATTAAGGATATAAGATCATTTGGACGAGTTATGCTGATGAAAACTGCTAATATGATTGTCAAGGCAAAG GCTGCATGTTCAGTATCACTAGGCTTCGGGGAAGACTCGCTTCATGCATCTTCAGTGCTGGTGATGCCCATGGTCTCGTCGAAAATAACAGGCTTCCGAGGAGGTGGTCTTGATCGGGCTAAATTATTATCTGCTCGAGGCCCAGGTTGGAGCAAATTTGCAGTTGATGAGGACGGTGAGACAATCCTGGAGACAACTGCAATGCTGCCCCAAGGTATCAACTTGGACTAG
- the LOC107776826 gene encoding putative magnesium transporter NIPA8 isoform X3, whose translation MKPIIYFQTWRVGIVFFAIGNCLNFISFGYAAQSLLAALGSIQFVSNIAFAYFVLNKTVTIKVLVATAFIVLGNIFLVAFGNHQSPVYTPEQLAEKYSNITFLLYSLTLVLVVALHHSIYKRGELLLAVPMNENKPCWRMLLPFSYAVVSGAVGSCSVLFAKSLSNMLRLSMSSGYSLHSWFTYSMLLLFLSTAGFWMARLNEGLSFFDAILIVPMFQIAWTFFSICTGFVYFQEYQVFDALRTTMFILGMISVFVGISLLAPDESKGGELKDGSLVSKTSNSSQDEERLFMQSEDSQIKDIRSFGRVMLMKTANMIVKAKAACSVSLGFGEDSLHASSVLVMPMVSSKITGFRGGGLDRAKLLSARGPGWSKFAVDEDGETILETTAMLPQVYDKLRWTVRQDLDTSALAAGS comes from the exons ATGAAGCCTATTATATACTTCCAAACATGGAGAGTTG GTATTGTATTCTTTGCTATAGGAAATTGTCTCAATTTCATTTCATTTGGATATGCTGCTCAG TCACTTCTAGCAGCTTTGGGATCTATACAATTTGTCTCAAACATCGCCTTTGCCTACTTTGTTTTGAACAAAACAGTGACAATCAA AGTATTGGTAGCTACTGCCTTTATTGTTCTTGGAAACATCTTTCTTGTAGCCTTTGGCAACCACCAGTCACCTG TTTACACGCCGGAGCAGTTGGCTGAGAAGTACAGCAACATTACGTTTCTTCTTTACAGTCTCACTTTGGTCTTAGTTGTTGCTTTACATCATTCAATATACAA GAGAGGAGAATTATTGCTTGCTGTACCGATGAATGAAAATAAGCCCTGTTGGCGCATGCTGCTTCCATTTTCATATGCAGTTGTTTCAGGTGCTGTTGGATCATGTTCAGTATTGTTTGCAAAGTCTCT TTCAAACATGTTAAGATTGTCCATGTCAAGTGGTTATTCATTGCACAGCTGGTTCACGTATTCCATGCTCCTGTTGTTTCTTAGTACAGCTGGGTTTTGG ATGGCAAGGTTAAATGAAGGACTTTCGTTCTTTGATGCAATACTTATCGTCCCTATGTTTCAAATCGCTTGGACTTTTTTCTCCATTTGTACAGGATTTGTGTACTTTCAGGAATACCAG GTATTTGATGCTTTAAGAACAACAATGTTCATTCTTGGAATGATTTCTGTGTTTGTGGGCATTTCTTTGCTAGCACCAGATGAGTCAAAAG GAGGTGAATTGAAGGATGGTTCTTTAGTTTcaaaaacttcaaattcttcGCAGGATGAGGAGAG GCTGTTCATGCAATCTGAAGACTCCCAAATTAAGGATATAAGATCATTTGGACGAGTTATGCTGATGAAAACTGCTAATATGATTGTCAAGGCAAAG GCTGCATGTTCAGTATCACTAGGCTTCGGGGAAGACTCGCTTCATGCATCTTCAGTGCTGGTGATGCCCATGGTCTCGTCGAAAATAACAGGCTTCCGAGGAGGTGGTCTTGATCGGGCTAAATTATTATCTGCTCGAGGCCCAGGTTGGAGCAAATTTGCAGTTGATGAGGACGGTGAGACAATCCTGGAGACAACTGCAATGCTGCCCCAAG TTTACGACAAACTACGCTGGACTGTGAGGCAAGATTTGGATACTTCTGCACTAGCTGCTGGCAGTTGA
- the LOC107776826 gene encoding putative magnesium transporter NIPA8 isoform X4, giving the protein MESWYCILCYRKLSQFHFIWICCSVTSSSFGIYTICLKHRLCLLCFEQNSDNQSIGSYCLYCSWKHLSCSLWQPPVTWYVMEVYTPEQLAEKYSNITFLLYSLTLVLVVALHHSIYKRGELLLAVPMNENKPCWRMLLPFSYAVVSGAVGSCSVLFAKSLSNMLRLSMSSGYSLHSWFTYSMLLLFLSTAGFWMARLNEGLSFFDAILIVPMFQIAWTFFSICTGFVYFQEYQVFDALRTTMFILGMISVFVGISLLAPDESKGGELKDGSLVSKTSNSSQDEERLFMQSEDSQIKDIRSFGRVMLMKTANMIVKAKAACSVSLGFGEDSLHASSVLVMPMVSSKITGFRGGGLDRAKLLSARGPGWSKFAVDEDGETILETTAMLPQVYDKLRWTVRQDLDTSALAAGS; this is encoded by the exons ATGGAGAGTTG GTATTGTATTCTTTGCTATAGGAAATTGTCTCAATTTCATTTCATTTGGATATGCTGCTCAG TCACTTCTAGCAGCTTTGGGATCTATACAATTTGTCTCAAACATCGCCTTTGCCTACTTTGTTTTGAACAAAACAGTGACAATCAA AGTATTGGTAGCTACTGCCTTTATTGTTCTTGGAAACATCTTTCTTGTAGCCTTTGGCAACCACCAGTCACCTGGTATGTGATGGAAG TTTACACGCCGGAGCAGTTGGCTGAGAAGTACAGCAACATTACGTTTCTTCTTTACAGTCTCACTTTGGTCTTAGTTGTTGCTTTACATCATTCAATATACAA GAGAGGAGAATTATTGCTTGCTGTACCGATGAATGAAAATAAGCCCTGTTGGCGCATGCTGCTTCCATTTTCATATGCAGTTGTTTCAGGTGCTGTTGGATCATGTTCAGTATTGTTTGCAAAGTCTCT TTCAAACATGTTAAGATTGTCCATGTCAAGTGGTTATTCATTGCACAGCTGGTTCACGTATTCCATGCTCCTGTTGTTTCTTAGTACAGCTGGGTTTTGG ATGGCAAGGTTAAATGAAGGACTTTCGTTCTTTGATGCAATACTTATCGTCCCTATGTTTCAAATCGCTTGGACTTTTTTCTCCATTTGTACAGGATTTGTGTACTTTCAGGAATACCAG GTATTTGATGCTTTAAGAACAACAATGTTCATTCTTGGAATGATTTCTGTGTTTGTGGGCATTTCTTTGCTAGCACCAGATGAGTCAAAAG GAGGTGAATTGAAGGATGGTTCTTTAGTTTcaaaaacttcaaattcttcGCAGGATGAGGAGAG GCTGTTCATGCAATCTGAAGACTCCCAAATTAAGGATATAAGATCATTTGGACGAGTTATGCTGATGAAAACTGCTAATATGATTGTCAAGGCAAAG GCTGCATGTTCAGTATCACTAGGCTTCGGGGAAGACTCGCTTCATGCATCTTCAGTGCTGGTGATGCCCATGGTCTCGTCGAAAATAACAGGCTTCCGAGGAGGTGGTCTTGATCGGGCTAAATTATTATCTGCTCGAGGCCCAGGTTGGAGCAAATTTGCAGTTGATGAGGACGGTGAGACAATCCTGGAGACAACTGCAATGCTGCCCCAAG TTTACGACAAACTACGCTGGACTGTGAGGCAAGATTTGGATACTTCTGCACTAGCTGCTGGCAGTTGA